The Deltaproteobacteria bacterium sequence CCGACCCCGAAAGCTGGAAGCCGATTGCCGATGACCGGGCCAGGCCGCTTTACCCGCGCTACGTACTGCTGGACCCGGAAACGCCCAATTACGTCGATGAGCTATTACGGCGGCTAGGATTGCCGGGCCGCCGAAACCCACCCGACTAAGCTATTTTCCCCTGAACCCATGGATTGGATGACAATGTTACGCCGTTGCTTGACGCTCTCGCCAAAATCCCCGACAGGCCCGGTCCCGCTGGGCTTGAGCAGGCGCTTGATGAGGCGGGGTCCTGGTATTGGCTTCCGCAGTTCCGAATGTTCGAACTGGGTAAAACGCCAACGCGAGAACATGAGAAATCCGTGAAGATGCGGTTCAGCTATGCCCCGGAGCCGTTTAAGAGGTCAAAATAGGAGACCGGCACGGAGTCCTCGGGGTTCAGTTTTAAGATCCGTGCGACTTCCTCGAACTCCGCAACGGTGTCAGCGCGATCCTGTCCGGAAATGACGGTTTCAATCTCGACGAAGGTGCCGAGCCCCTCGACGTCATCGAGGTGAATGCGGGTATTACGGAATAGGAACAGATGGCGTGTTTTCCTGACCGAACCCTTCGTGCCCAAGGCCTGTTCCAGGATTGCCTTGAGGCCTTCCAGCGCCGTTGAGTGGTAGACGAAATATTCGCTTTCCCGGCCGCCCGGGACGTCCGACCGTCGATAACTAATCAGTTCACCGCGCCCGTCACCAAATTCACGTAGCTTCAGGCGGGCATGCTCTGCCTGAAAGAACGTGTCGCACTGATGCAGCAGGCCCATATCTCGGGCACCCAGCTTACGAGTCTTTCGTTCAATGGCCGCTATGTCACCGTACCGGAACTTCGCTTCGATATTTTTCACTGTCGCCTCGTTCGCGCCATCTTCGAACAATGGCAATTGGCCTTGCAATTTATTGTGGAACTGGTCCGAAAAACTGCTATAATTTCTTTACTTCTCGGGTGCTGTCCGCTGCCATTTGGCAGGGCCCTACCAAACGACTCGGCCTCCAAACCAATGGGCGCCGGGTCGTTCCATTAGAATTATCAACGATTTTGAAACATGAATGTCTATTTGGTCCGGCATGGTCAAACTCAACCAAACATCGATGGTCCGACGGGCGTCGTGCAGGGGCAGCTCGACACTGACCTTAACAATGCAGGCGAAAATCAGGCGACTCAGCTTGCGAAGGAGTTGGAGAAAATCTCTTGGGAAGCTGTGTACAGCTCTACGTTAAAACGAGCGATTCGGACGGCAGAGATTTTGGTTCGCGGCCGGCACCCGGTTCTCCAGGTCGCCGGTCTTAACGAACGGCACTGTGGCGACTGGCAGGGTCGAAAGCGTTCTGATCTTGCTTGCGAGCTGGGATACTCGGACCTGATTGCATTCTGGAAAGCGCTCGGGCCTCATTTCGCTCCACCTAGAGGGGAAACATTCGATCAGATGGTAAGCCGGTCCGTAGCGACCTTTGAGCAGATCATCTCGGGCCACCCAAGAGATTCGAATGTCCTGCTGGTATCGCACGGTGGGCCGATTCGGGCGATAACCGGTCACCTCAGCGGGCTGTCGATAGAAGAGGTCTGGCAAATGCGTGGGCCCGAAAATTGCGAGGTCATACGAGTCGCAGTGTGAATCGTAAGGTGATTGAATTGGATTAGCCGGAGGCGACTGAAACGAATTTGTCTGGAGCAGACTTTGAAGAGCATCTCGCTTCCATGATGGCATCGGAATTGCTTTGATTTCACCGAAGGGGGTTGCAACCGTGGCCGACAACTATCCGGAACTGATTGGCCGCCTTCATTCCGAACTGAAGCGGATCGGATGTATGAGCTGGCAAGCGGACTCGGGAGACTACACGGTCTATGAAGTTTGCCGGTCGCCTCAGGACGGTTGCGACACTCGTCTGAAGACTTACACTCAGGTCTTGGACGGTAACGTCGCGCCGTTGCTCGATGCTCTCGCCAAGATCCCCGACAGGTCCGGTCCTGCTGGACTTGAGCAGGCGCTCGACGAAGCAGGGGGCTGGTATTGGCTTCCTCAGTTCTGAATGTCCGGATTGAGTAATAATCTTATGCGTGAAGTTTCGGATAGCGGCGAACTTGAGCCCATCGTACGGTGGGTAACGCAGTTCGTTGCCGAACGGGAAATTACATTCGCTGAACTGGACGAGGTCGGCTGTCCGCCGGTAGCTGCACTCGCCTATGTTTCATTTCTGATGACGGGTTCGATATCGATCCTACGGCAGGATCTGGACGACGAACAGGCTCTTGCGGCGGTGAGAGAAGTGGGGGGCGTCTACATTCGACGGACCTCTCGGCGATCGGCTGTTTAAACTACAGGACGGTCCGCGAGAACCCCGTTTTGGCGAGGACCTGGAAACGACGCGGCGTTTCGGGAAAAGTGCGAGGGTTCGCCCGTAGAGGAATCTGCCGAAATCTTCACGGTGATCCTTTCGGACCCGGATGGTTACTCGCTCCCGCGCGGAGAATCATTTTCAGCGCTCGCTGAGGTCGGAGAAAGATTCTTTGTTGGAATGAAGGCAGCGGTCGCAACCGGCAGGCGGCACTAAACCAGTTAATTTCGTTTGTCTCTGCCACCCGCCGAGCAAGGCGAAAAAATATTCGTTCCCTCAATATGCGTCAGAAATGTACGACGGGCCGTTCGCTTAATGGCTTGATTTTTGATGGGGGGGGGTATCGTCCCGATCTGACGAAAGTAATTCGGAGGATCGGGCATGCGTTCGCACAACCTGGTGGTCGCTGGCGATTGTGCCATTGGAGGCGAGGCTTTGGATTGGCACTGACGGAGCTTCAAGCACCTGTCGGCGAGTAATAGACTAGAGGCGGCATCCGTTGGTTCAGGTGCCGGGGTTATGGCTGAGAGCGCCCCGTTTTAAGGCAGTTCCGGCTCGATAATAAAAGAAAGCGCTTCGTTCTTGACGTAGGCGGCATCGGCGCAAGCAAACAGTCCGGTCCAGGGCCGTCTGGTGACGAGTTTCCCATTGGTGCGGATCTCAAACCAATCGGCAAACGGCTGCCTGCGTCCGCCGATGTTTACGGCCAGAGGTTTCTTGACGGATGCGTTCATGGCAATTCCGAGGGCGGTCCCTTTAGGAACTCTTTTCAGGTTCGCCAGTCGGTCAATATCCGCCCGGAAAATAACGTCCGCGTTCGGATCTGGAGCGAAGGCAAAACGGACCCCGTTACGGACACGGATACTGCCAGTAACCCGGTAAAGTGTGGGGTTCTTAGGCTCAGCGCGTTCTTTCGATGGCCTCGCGGACGCATGAGGAAAAGACCCGGAAAGCGATTTCCGGATCAGGCGAGAGCCGAACTGGATCCCTGCGGGATCATCGAAAAGACCAAGTTCGACCGTAAGGGACGGAACGCCGAGAGCGGGGCCCAGATCTCCACCCAGCGTCCCCCTTAAGTCTGTCTGGATCACCGGACATCCGATGAACCGGGCGAGAGCAAGTGTATCCGGGTCATGGCTGCGAATGATGGACACGACCGGATGCTGTCCCTCGCAGGCGTGCAGGTCGATCACGAATTGGGGTTTTACTGAACGAAGATAGCCTCGTACTCGAACCACTGCCGGCGACTGGCTGTTCCAGATCCGGTTTGGGTCAGGGACACCCCGGGTACCTCGCCTCAGGTTCCAGGCGTTGAAGACCATGAGCAACAGCGGTCGCCTTTGATTGCCACCGGTCATCTTGGCCATGGCGTTTCGGATTGCTTCCCAGCCATTCCGTTCGTTTCCATGAAGTCCCACGGATACAAACAGAGGCCGTTCATTGGTTGCGGTAAGATTTGGCGGCTGTACCCAGACCAGTAACGGCTGCTTTTTGCCACGACAGAACTTCCAGAGTTGCCTTGATGGGGTGGACCAGAACCGGGGTGGTGGTTCGGAGTAAATGACGAGCCCCGGAAAATGGCTCCACGGACCTTCCCGTGCCGGCACTGGAGTGGTGTTCCGCTTCACAGCATCAAACTTAGTTCCGGGTTCAAATGGCCACAAATGGCCTTCCAACTGAAAAGGCCGACCACCTGGATGGCTGTATTCTGGCCACTTCGCAGGTCTGTCTCACGGGTCGCCCCCGGCGTCCCCGTTCGTCGCACGCGGTTAACCAGTGGCGGCGTCTCCGGTCCCATGAGTCCTTCATGTGCCGTGTAGCGGTGCTGTAGGCGCTGGTTCACGGACTGGCGTGGCGCACTAGGTGCATGGCCACCACGGAGGCGGTTTGAGGGAAGGCAGTGAGGTTCTCAAGTCGGTAACCGGTTGAACGTCGCCGGTCTGAGCCTGTCAACCTTCTGATTCATCAAGATCTGACGTATAAACCGGCTGGGTCGGCTCGCTGCATCGATGTTCCACTTCCGGTCCGGACCAGTGGAACCTTAAAAGAACGCAAATGCACGAATTTAGCCTGAGCCCGCCACGACACAGCCAGCGAAACGGGGTAGGGCCACCTGTAATTCAGGGTAGGACCACCTGCTGAGCGAGGTAGGAGAGCCTGTACTTTGAGGTAGGACTGCCTGCGGAACAGGGTAGGGGTGCCTGAGCAAAAGGACGAACATGCACGAATCAGGTGTGCGTCAATGACTGGCCTCAATGAAGGAACCGTCAATATACCGTCGTTTTGAGGCCCGTACCCGCGCGGGTTTAACTTCTGGTCGCGTCATGGCTGAAGTTCCGGCGATTGTCGGATGTCACAGATAGACACCGATGCTCCCGGGATTATCCGCGACTATTGGTAGTTACATTTGGAGTCTGCCCGGATAATCGTCTGAAGCCCGGCGCAATCGCCTGCCTCGCCCGGTGCCGTATCTTTTTAGATAAAATAAATTGAACTAAAAAGAATGGCGTGATAAACGGTTAGTGGAGGTCAGATGACTAAACCGTTCCCCAAGCCGCCGGACACCATCGATAGCGAAGCCGCTGCCGAGCGTACTGGCATCTCGTACCCGCGTCTCATGCGGTTCCTGCGGAATGGATACGTCAAGCCTCAGGGCTATACGGGGAAGCCCCGTTCACCCGCCTGGTGGACCGACGATGACATGCACAGGGCCGAGATCGCCGACATGCTGCTGGAACTGCGGGTGGACCCGGCGGATATCCCCGGCGTCATTAGCAAGTACTGGGGGTTCTGGTCGGCGGGGTATCTCCCGATGTGGGCGTACGAGATGCGTCACCCGAAAACGGGCAAGCCGTACATGGGCTACATCGCCGTCTATCACGAAGACGGAGCCCGGCTCACCGGTAAAGAAAAAACGATCGAAGCCAACGGCACGAAGGGCTACCAGATGCAAGTCTATGCATTGCCATATGAATGGTCCCGCAAGCTGGTACCCTTAAAGAAGAGACGGGGCTGAAATGAATCCGGGCACACTGACGCTGGCCGATCTCCTGCAATCCCCGGAACGGATTGCGGACCTGCCGGTTGAATCGGTGCCGTCCTTTCTGGCTCAGCTGACCACGCTGCAATCCGGTCTGTATGCGAGGCTGCTGCTGCACCCGGCAAGACCACCGGTAGAGGCCGAGACGAATGAAGACGACCGGTGGCTGACTGCCGAAGAGGCGGCTCCGCTCCTCGGCGTGACGCCCCGGTGGCTCTATACTCGCTGGAGGCAGCTCCCGTTTTCCAGAAAGCTTTCCCACAAGGTGCTGCGCTTTTCGGAGAAGGGCATTCGCCGGTATCTGGCGGGAAAGGCCGGGAGACCGGTCGCTGTTGAGGTGAACCGGTGAGCGAACGCGGGATGGGGTCGGTGTACCGCCGGGGTAAAATCTGGTGGATTAAGTATCACTTCCGGGGGAAACCGTTCCGGGAGTCGTCGAAGTCGCCTGTTCGTAATGACGCCGTGAAGCTGCTTCGCAAACGTCAGGCGGACATGGGCAGGGGCCGGTTTGCTGGGCCGGACCCGGAACGAACCGTTCTCGGCGATCTCGCCCGGATGATGATCGATGATTACGAGGTGAACGGGCGAAAGTCGTTGAAGCGCGCCAAACTGAGCCAGGCCCATTTACTCGATTTCTTCGGCAACGCCCGAATCATCGATATCACCCCGGACACGGTCAAGGCCTATATCGCGCACCGGCTGCGGGAGAAGGCGGCGCATCAGACCGTCAAGACCGAACTCGTTACTCTTAAGCGGATGTTCCGTCTGGGCGAACAGGTCGGCCGCGTTGATAAAATCCCATATATCCCGACCATCAAGGTCGAAAATATCCGGCAGGGTTTCTTCAGCGACGCCGAATTTCGCGCGATCTGTTCAAACCTGTCCGACGACATTCAGCCGCTTGCGAAGTTCGCGTACCTGACCGGGTGGCGGCGCGGAGAAGTTCTGACGCTCACCTGGCGGCAGGTGGATTTCGACGCCGGGATTATCCGTCTCGAACCCGGCACGACCAAGAACAAGGAAGGCCGGATATTTCCGTTCTCGGTGTTGCCCGAGCTTTGCGACCTCATGGTTGAGCAACGGCAGCGTACCGACGCGATTGAGCATGAACTCGGCAGGATCATTCCTTGGGTGTTCCACCGTAGAGGGAAACCGGTCAAATATTTCTGCTCCGCATGGTATAACGCGGGCAAAAAGGCGGGGGTGCCGGGGAAGCTTTTCCATGATTTCCGCCGGACAGCCGTGCGCAGGATGGAGAGGGCCGGCGTTCCTCGAAGCGTCGCCATGAAGCTGATCGGTCACAAGACCGAAAGTATTTACAGGCGATACGCGATTGTGGACGAGGGCGACCTGGCAGCCGGAGTGGAAAAACTGGCGGTGCTCAGGGAAAAAGAAGCCAAACAGCCCCGCACGGTAGTGCCGATGGCCCCGGCGCGTCTGGCGGGGTCGGATCTGGGTTTGGGCACAATTTGGGCACAAAAGCCGGAAAAGATGAGGGAAAACCCGGCCCGCCGTGTCTGGAGTGACCGCGCACTCCGGCGATATTGTTCAGGGATTTATGGTGCCCCCGGACGGAATCGAACCGTCACGGCCGTGAAGCCAGCGGTTTTTGAGACCGCCCTGTCTACCAGTTCCAGCACGGGGGCATGGCGGGAAAAGACGCCGGTATGGAGCACGGCGCCGCACCCGGAGTCAACGATAGCCGGCAACAATGGCGGGAGCCGCCATGTGTCAGGCCCGCTCTCGGGCGATATCGGCCGGGGTGGACGGCAAGGGCTCGGCTTTCGTGTACCACCAGGCCCACAGGATGAAGATCGCCTGGAATGGCAGGCGTGCCCAGCGCTGGAGAGGCTCGGGCTGGTTCATCCATTCCGGCAGGCCCTCAAGCTGGACATTGCTCGTCGCCATGTAGATATTGGCCGGGAACACGGCGACCAGCAGTGCGATGATTCCCCAGGCCGAGAGCTGCGAGTAGCGGGGGAACAGCACTCCGGCGCCGAGAACGATCTCCGCCACCCCGCTCAGATAGACCAGTTCCAGGTGCCAGGGCAGCCAGGGCGGCATGATCTGGACGTAGAACTGCGGCACGACGAAGTGCATCACTCCCGCGAAGATGTATAGCGCCCCCATGACGTACCGGAGCGGTGTCTTGAAACGGCTGATGTTCATGGCAATCCCCCTGACTCCCCTGTGACAGCCGTATCATTGCCCGCCGTTCCGTTTCAGTCTAGGGATTTGGCGGACTGCCCTGACGACGAAAGGATGACCCGGGATGAGTGAACTGGCCAAATGGTACCGCACGTTCTGCCTTTACGGGGAACTGGCAGTGATGACGCCCGTCATGGGCGTCGGATCGGTACTGTTCGGCACGCTGGACAGGCTGGGGCTGAAACCCGAAGACCCGCACTTTTTCGGCAACTACCCGACCTACGGCTACTGCAATACTAACTTCTGGGCAGCGAACACGACCCACGAATTCATGGGCAAGAGGCCCGAAAAGCGTTCTCCCTACATCATCATGGCCAATCACCGCTCGCACCTGGACGGCCCCGCCATGCTGCTGGAACTGAAACCCATCACGTTCCGGTTCCTCGTCAAGCAGGAACTGCTGTACGTGCCGTTCATGGGACAGGCGTTCTGGGCCCTGGGTTTCATCTTCGTGAAACGGGGCAACAAGGAGTCGGCTGCCCAGTCGGCGGCCGAGGTGATCCAGAGGATCAAGGGCGGGGAAAACATCGTCGTCTTCCCTGAAGGAACGCGCTCGCGCACCGGCAAGATGCTGCCGTTCAAGAAGGGCGGTTTTCTCATGGCGATAGAGGGCGGAGTACCGATCCTGCCGGTGGGGATAGCAGGCTCGTCGCAAATGTACGGCTACGGATTCAGGGTTCGCGCAAACCGCGGGCATATCGTCGTCAACTGCGGAGAACCGATCGACACCACCGGCTACACCATCGATCGCGTGGATGAGCTGGTCAGGAAGGTCCGGGACCGGATTCGGGAGCTGGAACTGGAAGCACATATCGCCTGGCAGTCCCGTGCGAGAGAGATGAAGCTCCCCGTCCCTGAAGATATCATCCAGCGGATGCCTGGCGATTTCGCAGCAGAATCGGCCTGATTTTCCTGTTCGGAAACCGAACCGCTACCGAAGCGGACGATTGCCCCAAGTCACGGCTGGAAGCGGAAGAGCCCAAGCCAACTCTCTGATTTCATTTCGGTTTTTACCTTTTCCTCCTGGCATTGAAGCCAATCTGAAACCGGGCACCCAGTTTGCTCCTGTCAGGCCATGCCTCCAGCACCCACCACCGCTCGTGTGCTGCCGTTCCGCCAGAAAGGGCCAACGTCCGGGAATACAACAGATGACTCCGCACCTGATTTCGTCGAATGGCTAGAAACCCTGATCGAGCAACGAAAGGCGGCTAGGAAACCCGGCCAGAAAGCGGCCGGGCCATCCCGGCGACCCGCACAGCCGCCACCCACACCCAAACGCCCATCCATCCGGGAGTGGCCCGAAGACGACCGCCCCCGGGAACGGCTGCTCAGGTCCGGCCCGCAGGCGCTCAGCGACAGTGAACTGCTCGCAATCCTGATCCGGACCGGCGATGCCGCAAGGGGACTGAATGCCGTGGAGCAGGCCCGAGAACTGCTCCAGAAGGCCGGCTCGCTCGCCCATCTGGCGCGACGGTCCCCGGCTGAACTGAAAACCCTCGCCGGTCTCGGGCCGGCCAAAGCGGCGCAATTACTCGCGGCACTTGCCCTGGGCCCCCGGATCGACCGGTCGCACCTTGAGGACCGCCCGCAGGTGAGCGGCAGCGAGACTGCTTTCCGGATACTCCGGGAGCACTACGCCGACCCTGCCCTGGAGGAGGTCGTGACGCTTCTTCTGGACACCCGGAACCGGCTGATCCGTACCGTGCGGGCCGCCCGTGGTGGCACCAGCAGCGTCACCATTGAGCCGGCGGCTCTCTTCCGCGAGGCAATCCGCGAAGGGGCGGCGGCGATCGTGCTCTCCCACAACCACCCGTCAGGTGATCCCACGCCGTCAGCAGCCGACCGCCGGTTTACCAGCGACGCGCTGGCTGCCGGAAAAATGCTCTCTGTGCGTGTCCTGGACCACATCATCGTCGCAGGGCCCCGGTATTTCAGCTTTCTGGATGAAGGGATCATGGGCGGTTGACCCAGTGCCCTCCGGGGGCTGACAATGCATCCGGTATGCAGGTGGCCACAATTGCCGTTTATGCGGTTGTGCTTCTGACGGTAGCGCTCGCCGGGTGGTCGGCCGTCCGTGCGTTGCGCTACGGCCGGGGTTCCTCCCGTGCGCCGACACCCGACCCGTCCGTTCTGGCCCACCGTTACAGTCCCCGACTGGTCCGCATGAATGCCGGGCACCTGTTCACCATCCGGAGCGACAACAAGGAACTCCTCAGGTATGCGGAGCGCATGGGCCGGGTGCTGGGAATACCATCCCCGGACCTGTCGTTCGATAGCGGGGGCGAGCTCGTTTCGCTTGATGTGCGGGCACGCCTGTCGGCACATCTGGCCGAATGCCGCCGCCGTCTGGAAAGCGAACTGGATGACCTCGCTCAGCGGGTGGGAAAGCCGATCAACCGCCCATCCGAACGCGAATGGGGGCACGTGAACTTCTGCCCGGCCGGATGGCGCAGTTACTACCGGGCCGAGGATCATCCGGCGCTCTATTCACGGGATCCGGCAACCCTGCCGGAAGGCGATCTGGAGGCGATCCGGCTGGAGAGTCTGCGGTGGCTGTTCCCGCCGACCGATGACCTCCCCACCCTGCGGGGCCGCAACTGCACACCGGTGCAGGTACCCGAGGCCGACGCACGGTACATGCTTGCCCGGCTGAAAGTCCCCGACCCGGTGACCGAGGCCATTCTTGAGGCTGCCGGGCTTACCGAAGCGTCCGTTCCGAACCTGAAGCTTGCAAGCCGCGGCTGAGACGAACGGCCTGATGACTACCGTCTCCAGCACCGTTCCTGTCCTCCGGCGCGAGCCGTGGCGCGAACGGCTTTTCTCCCTTCTGGAGCCGCCCCGCCGCATCCGGCCGACGAAGGCCGGTTGGCTCTTTACCGCCCTGTCGGCGGCAATTGCTGTTGCCGCGATGAACACCGGCAACAACATCCTGTTCATCTTTCTCGGTATCCAGTTCGGGCTGGTCGCCGCCTCCGGCCTCTGGAGCGAAACCGTCCTCCGGGGCCTTTCGGCCAGTGCGCCTTCGCCCGGATGGGTGGACGCCGGCCGCCCTGCCGCCATCCGGTATGAACTCCGGGTGAAAAGTCGCCGCTGGCCGGCCTTCGTCCTGCAGGTGCTTCCGGACATTCAGCCGGTGACGGACGGCCCGCGCACGCTGCGCCTGCTCTGGCGCGAGAACCGCTGGTGGACCCCGCTTGAACGCAGGCAATCCGGCATCCGGATTGTCCGTTCCCCGTGGATACGCCGTATCCCACCGGCCGGCACCGCACAGGCGCACGTCGAAGTGAACTTCGCCCGGCGGGGTTTGTACCGGATTCAGCATCTGGAGATCGCCACCCTGTTTCCGTTCGGCCTGATCCAGAAACGAAAACGGATCGAGTGCGGGGTGGAGATCGTCGTTGCGCCGGAGCCGGTACCGGCCTCGGAACTGGGTAGCGTGCTGTCGGCTTCGTCTGATACCGAACAGACCGGCCTTCGGGTTGATCCTTCCGGGGAGTTTGACGGCTTGCGCCCCTTCTCCCCCGGCGATTCACCGAGAATGATCGCCTGGAAACTCACCGCCCGCACGGGGGCACTTACAGTCCGGTTGCACCGGGAAACGCTTGCCCCGCGTGTTTACGTGCGGATGGAGCCGCTCCGGGGCGGCCCGGCGGATCGTCCAGATCCATCCGAACAGCAGCGAACCGACCGGCAGGCACGGATCGCCCGGACGCTCGTCGAAACACTCCGGGCTGGAGGCCACGACGTTTTCCTTCAGGATGCGCCTCCGGTCCACGAGGGGCTATCAGCCGGAGAAGCACGGATGCTCGCCACCTGGGATGGCAACGAACTGCCTTGTGCCGGTACACCCGAGAAAACCTTTGTCGTCACGCGGCAAGGGCACGTCATTCGTGCGGGCTAGGGCCCGCGCTTCCATATCAAGGAGACCAGTAGGACATGCCGCCGGAAAAGATCGCCGTCGCCTGGAGCAGCGGCAAGGACAGCGCGATGACCCTGTACCGTCTCCGCCGAAATCCGGCTTACGAGGTTACGGTCCTTTTCACCACTGTCACCGGAACTTACGACCGTGTGAGCATGCATGGCGTCCGGCGCGAACTGCTGCTGAGGCAGGCCGAAGCGGCCGGGCTCCCGCTGATCATCTGTGAAATACCGCCCGAATGTCCCAATACTGTTTACGAGGCCCGTATGCGCGAGGGATGCGAGCGGCTCAAGGCCGCAGGCGCTGCCTCCATCGCCTTCGGCGACCTGTTTCTGGAAGATGTCCGCGACTACCGGATCCGCAACCTTCAGGGAACGGGACTGAAGCCGGTATTCCCCGTCTGGCAGGAACCAACTCCGCAGTTCGCACGCGAACTGATCGGTGCCGGAATCCGCACGACCGTCGTGTGTGTGGACACGCAGCAACTGCCCGCCAGTTTTGCCGGGCGCGACTTTGACCACCAGTTCCTTTCCGACCTCCCCCCGGAGGCCGATCCCTGCGGCGAACGCGGCGAGTTTCACACGTTCGTCTGGGACGGGCCATTCTTCAGCCGGCCGGTGAGGTTCACTCGCGGGGAAACCGTGACGAGGGAAAACCGGTTCTGCTTCTGCGACCTCATGGCAGCCTGACTGTTTTCCCGCAAGGGACACCGGTTGCCGCCGGGAACCCCAGCGGCCTAGGGTGGCTTTCGCGTATCAGCACGCTATTCCTGTCCGGCGGAGCGGCTCCAGATTGAAAACCAAACGGCTGTGCATACTCGGGTCAACCGGTTCCATCGGCGTGAGCGCCCTTGATGTGGTGCGCCAGCACCCCGGCCGCTTCGCCGTGGAGGCGCTCGTCGCCGGAACGAACGTGGAAATCATGGCCCGGCAGGTTCTTGAGCACCGCCCCCGCATGGCCGTCATGGCCACTGAAGAGAAGGCCGCCGAACTGAAGAAGGCCGCAGCAGGCTACGAGGGAGAGATCGCCTACGGGCCCCATGGCTACAGGGCGGCGGTCCAGCTGGCCACGGTCGATTCGGTCGTGTCGGCCATTGTCGGCGCCGCCGGGCTCGAACCGACGCTCTGGGCCATCGAGGCGGGCAAGGAGATCGGCCTGGCCAACAAGGAAACCCTCGTCACCGCCGGCGAACTGGTGAACCGGAAGGTGAAGGAACACGGCGTCACGATGCTCCCCATCGACAGCGAGCATTCGGCGATCTTCCAGGCGCTCGAAGGGAACAAACGCTCGCAGGTAAAGCGCCTCATACTCACGGCCTCCGGTGGCCCGTTCCGGACCTGGCCGAAGGAAAAGATCGCCCGTGCCACGGTCGACGAAGCCCTCAAGCACCCCAACTGGGCCATGGGCCGCAAGATCACGATCGATTCGGCCGGTCTGATGAACAAGGGGCTGGAGGTCATAGAGGCGATGTACCTCTTCGACATGACGCCCGATCAGGTGGGCGTCGTCGTCCACCCACAGTCGATCGTCCATTCAATGGTCGAATATATCGACGCCTCGATCATGGCACAGCTATCGGTTCCCGACATGCGGCTTCCCATCGCCTATGCGCTTGCCTGGCCGGACCGCATCGAGGCCACTATCCCGTTCCTGGACTGGTCGAAGACGGCACAGCTCACCTTCGAGGAAGTGGACCATGACCGCTTTCCCTGCCTTGGGCTCGCGTTCGCCGCCATCCGGGCGGGCGGCTCCATGCCGGCGGTGCTGAATGCCGCCAACGAGGTCACCGTCGAGGCATTTCTCGACGGCCGGATCGGTTTCTACGACATTCCCGCCATCAATGAGTCGGTTATGGGCCGCCATCGCACGGTGCGGCTCGACACGCTGGAGCAGGTCCGGAGCGCCGACCGTTGGGCACGCGAGGAAGC is a genomic window containing:
- a CDS encoding adenine nucleotide alpha hydrolase, whose amino-acid sequence is MPPEKIAVAWSSGKDSAMTLYRLRRNPAYEVTVLFTTVTGTYDRVSMHGVRRELLLRQAEAAGLPLIICEIPPECPNTVYEARMREGCERLKAAGAASIAFGDLFLEDVRDYRIRNLQGTGLKPVFPVWQEPTPQFARELIGAGIRTTVVCVDTQQLPASFAGRDFDHQFLSDLPPEADPCGERGEFHTFVWDGPFFSRPVRFTRGETVTRENRFCFCDLMAA
- the dxr gene encoding 1-deoxy-D-xylulose-5-phosphate reductoisomerase, with amino-acid sequence MKTKRLCILGSTGSIGVSALDVVRQHPGRFAVEALVAGTNVEIMARQVLEHRPRMAVMATEEKAAELKKAAAGYEGEIAYGPHGYRAAVQLATVDSVVSAIVGAAGLEPTLWAIEAGKEIGLANKETLVTAGELVNRKVKEHGVTMLPIDSEHSAIFQALEGNKRSQVKRLILTASGGPFRTWPKEKIARATVDEALKHPNWAMGRKITIDSAGLMNKGLEVIEAMYLFDMTPDQVGVVVHPQSIVHSMVEYIDASIMAQLSVPDMRLPIAYALAWPDRIEATIPFLDWSKTAQLTFEEVDHDRFPCLGLAFAAIRAGGSMPAVLNAANEVTVEAFLDGRIGFYDIPAINESVMGRHRTVRLDTLEQVRSADRWAREEAARLVAERTTKSA